DNA from Sulfitobacter albidus:
AATGGCCGACGCGATGCCGCGCGGGCTGAGGCCTATGTGGCGGTAGAACCGCTTGTCCTCGGTCGCGATGACCGCGTTCTTGAGGTGTGGCGAGACATTCTGCGCCGTCACCGCCCCGCCGAATTGATCGCCGCGCCAAGCGAAAACCTCGCCCTCGCGGTCCATCATCGTGACCGATCCACTGGCCCGCCCGTCCAGCAACTCTTCGACCGGGGGCAGCGTTGTGTAGAAATAGCCAACGATCAGCGCCAGAACGGCGATGCCGACCAGCGCGGTGCGCGAAAAAATCACCCAGATCAGCCGAAGGATCCACCGCACGATGGCGGCAAAGAAACCGATGATCCCGCCGCGCCGGGGCTTGCGCGCGGCGCGCTTTTTCGCGGCGGGCTTCTTGCGCCGGGACGCTGTCGGCTTGGCCGTGGATTTGGCCGCGCCGGATTTCCCGCGATAGCGGTTCTCGGCGACCAGTGGCCGCTTTCTCTTGGATGAATCACTCATGGATCTTTGCCTGCTCGGGCTGATGTTTTTCGGACAATACTGCGTCGCGGCGGAATTGTTTAGCGATTGATCCGCGCAGCAGCTTCTAATTTATGCCTGCATTTTAGGCAAAACTAATTTTCCGCCTATTTTTTGGACAACCGAGCTGTGTTGGGCGCCGTGAATCGCCCCGGCCAACTTCCCAACGGCGCCCTCCTTCCCTTTTGCTCTGGGCGTACCGTGCAGGCAGTGGCTGCACTCACGAAAGGGGACTGACAGGTGAAACTCATCATAGCGACGATCAAACCGTTCAAGCTCGAAGAGGTCCGCGAAGCGCTGACCGAAGCGGGCGTGCGCGGCTTGATGGTAACGGAAATCAAGGGCTTTGGCGCGCAGTCGGGCCACACAGAGATCTACCGCGGCGCCGAATACGTCGTGAATTTTGTGCCCAAGGTCAAACTTGAGCTGGTCGTGGCCGACAGTGTTGCCGACCAGATGGTCGAAGTGATCTCGAAAACCGCCCAGACGGGCAAAATCGGTGACGGCAAGATCTTTGTGCTCGACGTCGAACAGGCCGTGCGTGTGCGCACCGGCGAAACCGGCGAAGACGCCATCTAAACGCAAGGACGGAATGATGAAAAACAAACACCTACTTCCTTTGACGGCCGGTCTGGCACTGCTGCCCGGCCTCGCGCTGGCGCAGGATGCCGCCGCCCCCGGTTTCGATGAAATCGGTCCCTATATCATGACCACGCTGCTGTTCCTTGTGGGCGGCTTTCTGGTTTTCTGGATGGCAGCCGGTTTTGCCATGCTTGAGGCGGGCCTCGTGCGGTCCAAGAACGTCACGATGCAGCTGACAAAGAACATCGCGCTCTTTTCCATCGCGTCGATCATGTATTGGCTGGTTGGCTTCAACCTGATGTATCCGGGCGATTTCAACGGCTATTTTGCATTCAACTTCGTCCCAACCGTGCTGGAGCCCGTGGGCCTCGCGGC
Protein-coding regions in this window:
- a CDS encoding P-II family nitrogen regulator; translation: MKLIIATIKPFKLEEVREALTEAGVRGLMVTEIKGFGAQSGHTEIYRGAEYVVNFVPKVKLELVVADSVADQMVEVISKTAQTGKIGDGKIFVLDVEQAVRVRTGETGEDAI